The genomic segment GTGAGGTTGACGACGGGGTTGAACCCGTACCCCTCGATGACGTCCTCGACGGCTGCACCGATGTCGCCCACGTTGACGCCGGGGCCTGCGACCTCCAGCGCGGCGTCCAGGGCCTCTGCAGAGGCGGCGGCCAGTTCGTCCTGTCCCGAGAGGTCGACGGTGACGGCCGTGTCGGCCAGCCAGCCGTCGACGTGGACGCCGATGTCCAGGTTGACCATCTCCTCGCCGAACGTGGCGTCGTCGTCGCGTTCGGGGGTCGCGTGGGCGGCCTCCTCGTCGATGGAGATGTTGACCGGGAAGGCGGGCTCGCCGCCCAGCTCGCGGATTTCGTTTTCGGCCCACTCGGCGACTTCGAGGTGGGAGACCCCCACCTCGACGCGCTCGGCGGCTTCGTCGCGCACCTGCGCGAGAATCTCGCCGGCCTCACGACACTTCTCGTACTGCTCGGCCTCGAAGTCCACGTCGCTCATATCCCGGCGTTGGGTGGTGTCGGTGAAAGCGTTTGTCGTTGTGTCACGCCGGCCGGCGGCGGGCCAGCAACCCGTACCCCGAGAGCACCGTGCCCGCGACGACGGCCGTCGCTGCCGCGGTCAAGGCGAGCAGTTCACGCGGTGTCGAAACCACCAGTGCCTGACCGTTCAGCGCGGCGTACGCCGACAGCAGGACGCCGTCGGCCGCGAGGACGGCGACTGACGCGACCAGTGCGACCACGCCGACGCCCAGCGCGGGTGCGAGCCACGCCCGACCGCGGCGGCTGGCGTCCACGCCGGCCAAGAGGCCCGCGAGGCCGGCGAAGACGGTCGTCAGGGCGATCTGGAGGGGAACCATACCGGGATGTCCACAGGAGCGCACAAAAACCTTCACTCCGGTCCGGCTCGCGCGGTCTGCATCGCGGCGGTGTTGTGCTCGCGCCCGACGCGGCCCTCGTGGTCCAGCAGGAGAACGCCGGTCCGACCCCCGGTTTCGGCCTCGAACTCGGCGATGGCCTCGTCGGCGGCCTGTTGCGGACTGAAGGTGTCGAGCAGTTCGACCGCCCGCCGGGCCAGCCCGAAGCGGGCGATGGCCTCGCCCTCCCCGGTCGCGCTGGCGCCGCCCCTGTCGTCGGCGAAGAAGCCGGCACCGAGCTGTGGCACGTCGCCGACGCGGCCCGCGAGCGCGAACCAGCGGCCCGCGGTCGAGGTGGCCGCCGCCAGCCGGTCGCCGTCGGTCGCGACCGCGCCGACGGTGTCGGTGCCGCCGAAGTGGTCGCGGACCCAGTCGAGGTGGTCGTCGCTGCCGAGCGGGGGCGGGTCCGCCGCGTCGTAACGCGTTCGCGTCGCCTCGGTCAGCAGCTCGCCCTCGGTATCGATATCGTGGGCGGCCGCCAGCTCGACGGCCGGGTCGCCGGCGACGAGCAGGTGTGGCGTCGCCGTGGCGACGACGTGGGCTACGTCGACGGCGTGGACCACACCGGTCAGCCCCGCCGCGGCACCGGTGTTCCCCCGGTCGGTCATCACGCCGGCCTCTGGTCGGACGACGCCGTCGCTCTGGACCGCGCCGCCGACGCCGGCGTTGAACGCGGGGTCGCGTTCCAGCGGTCGGACGGCTTCGCACGCGGCGTCGAGCGGTGTATCGGCGTCGCTTGCGGTTCGGGCGGCCGCTGCGAGCGACCGCTGGCGGTCCGCGGGCTCTTCTGGCGTACTCCCGGCACCGCCGTGGACAGCGACGAACATACGCACAGTTTGGCTGTCGACGGGAAAATAGATACCCCGCCAGCGGGAGGGCAGGTCGATGGGCGACGCGGTGTGGTAGTACTGCTGCCCCTTCGTGTGGCCCCCGTTACCATATCGACGGCAAAGCGGCAGCCATTTAGGGACAACTATCATGGGCCGCGATATGGGCTACGACTACGACAAAGTGGATGTCCCGGACGAGGGACAGCAGATCGAAGTTACCGACGACAACGAGCTCGACGTTCCCGAGAACCCGATTATCCCCATCATCCACGGGGACGGCATCGGGACGGACGTCGGCCCGGCCGCCCAGAAGGTCCTCGAAGCGGCCGCCGACGCCACCGGTCGCGATATCTCCTGGATGCGCGTCTACGCCGGCTCCAGCGCCCGAGAGATGTACGACGAGAACCTGCCCGACGACACCGTCGAGGCCATCAAGGAGTTCAACGTCGCCATCAAGGGCCCGCTGACGACGCCCGTCGGCGCCGGCTTCCGCTCGCTGAACGTCGCGCTGCGGAAGACGCTCGACCTGTACGCGAACGTCCGACCGACCTACCACCTCGACGGCGTCCCGTCCCCGGTCAAGGACCCCAGCGCCATGGACATGGTCACCTTCCGGGAGAACACCGAGGACGTCTACGCCGGCATCGAGTGGGAGGCCGGCACCGACGAGGTCGAAGAGGTCAAGGCCTTCGTCGAGGAGGACATGGGCTACGATTCGACCATCCACGACGGCCCGGTCGGCATCGGTATCAAACCCATCACCGAGTACGGCACCAAGCGCCTCGTCCGCGAGGCCATCGACTACGCCATCGAGGAGGAGCGCGACTCGGTCACGCTCGTCCACAAGGGCAACATCATGAAGTTCACCGAGGGCGCCTTCCGCGACTGGGGCTACGAGGTCGCCGAAGAGGAGTACGGCGAGGACGTCATCACGGAGGACCAGCTGTGGGAGGAGTACGACGGCGAGGCCCCCGAGGGCACGCTGGTCGTCAACGACCGCATCGCCGACAACATGCTCCAGCAGCTCCTCACTCGCACGGGCGAGTACGACGTCATCGCGACGATGAACCTGAACGGGGACTACATGTCCGACGCCGCCGGCGCACAGATCGGCGGGCTCGGCATCGCCCCCGGCGCGAACTTCGGCGAGGCCCGCTGTCTGGCCGAACCGGTCCACGGCTCGGCCCCGAAATACGCCGGCGAGAACAAGGTCAACCCGACCGCGATGATCCTCTCCGGCCGCCTCATGCTCGAATACATGGGCTGGAAGGACGCCGGCCAGCTCGTTCGCGACGCCGTCGAGGAGACCATCTCCAGCGGGCAGGTCACCTACGACCTCGAACGACAGATCGAGGGCGGCGAGAAGCTCTCGACCTCCGAGTTCGCCGAGGCCGTGGTCGAGAACATCGAAGAGCTCGCGTAAGCGGCCCCGAACACCGCCGTTTTTTGCCGTGTCGAAACCGGCCAGCCCCGTCTTCAGCCCGTCTCGGTCGCGTTCGAGGCGGCCGCCCACGCCGGCCGCACGGGGTCGCTCTCGCCGACGCGCCGGACGCTCACCCGCAGTCGCACGTCGACTGACTGGTCGATGTCGGGGTAGGCGGCCCGCGCGGTGACCGTGACCGTCCGGACGATATCCCCGCGTATCACGGCGTTCAGTCCGGCGTCACGGCCGATTCCCAACCGTGCCGGCAGCGGGACACCGCGAGCGCCGTCCTGGCGGCCGCTGACGACCGTCTGTCCACCGGTCCGCTCGGCGGTGCGGTCGAACCCGCCCAGCAGGTTCCCGAGGAAACCCGACAGCGAGACGTCGTCGAAGCCCGAGCGGCTGCGGCTGGTCACCGTCTCGCTGCCGTTCTCGGCAGTCCGGGTGAACTCGTAGCTGTCGTTCTGCCAGAGCGAGCGGTTCGAGACGGCTTGCGGATAGGGACCACGCGCCCGACGCTCGTAGCTGTAGGTGCCGTCGGCCCCGACGACGAACTCGTCTGTGAGCCGGGCAGTGGACCCGTTTTCGTAGGTGACGGTCAGAGCCACCGTCGTCGTGTACGACCGGTTCGACAGCGCCGCTCGGTGGGCCGCAGCGACCCGCTCGGCGTCGACGGACACCGCACCGGACGCGGTCGGGACCGGGGCGGGCGTCACCGTCTCGGGGACGGCGCTGGGACCCTGACAGCCCGCCAGCACGAGGACGGCGAGCACGACCACCGTACGGCCACGATTCATACGCACCAATCCGACCGGTCGGGCAAATCGTTTGTGCCGATGCGGGAGTCCGCTGGACCGGTGTGGCCGTCCCACGGGGCTGTGGCGTCGGAAGCGCTTTGTGAACGGAACGGTTCCGTGGGCACATGGCTTCGCTCCCGGTCGAGATTCTCCTCGGTATCTATCTGGGACTGCTGGTGGGCGTCATCCCGGCGCTCGCCTCGTGGGCCCTCGGATTTGCGTTCAAGTACTTCACCGGGGTGACCCTCCCCGGCTTCGGTGTCGCCGTGCTGGCCATCGCGCTGGCCGGCGTCAGCGGCGGCCTGCTGGCGCTCGCGGACCGCTCTATCACGACGGCACCGAACGCGGAGCGGGTCATCACGGCCATCATCCTCGTCGGGATGGTGTCGCTGTACGCCCACAGCAAGGGCGACCAGATGGGCGCGACGTTCCCGAAACGGCTCTCCCTGCAGGGGCTTCGGGACAAGCGCCTGTCGGCGGACGTGGTAGAACTGGTCGGCGGGCGCGACGAGGTCCGCATCCGCGTGGTCGGCGACGTGGCCGACATGGAGGGGTACCCGCCGCTGCCCGAGTCGCTCCGGGCCGAGATTCGGGGCGGCGAGTGGACCTTCCCCGTGGACCTCCGCATCGGCGAACTCGAAGCGCGCATGGAGGAGCGCCTGAAGACCGAGTTCGACCTCGGGGACGTGGCAGTCAGCATCGACGAGCAGGGGCGGGCGACCGTCGTCGCCGCCCCGCCCTTCTCCGGGCTCTCGAAGCGGGTGGGCGACGGCCGCCACGCCGTCTCCGTCGAGGCGCTGCTCCCGACTGGGCTCGCGCGCAACGACGAGGTGACGGTGCTGACCCCGGACGCCGAAGTGCGGGCGACCGTGGTCAGCGCCACCACCAAGCGCACCGAGAAACCCGTCGAGACCCCGGAGGAGCCCACAGTGGTCGACGCCGACGCCCCGCCGGCACCGGTCCGGGCGCCGACGACCGACGGCGGCGAGGGGCGGCTGACCGTCGCTGCCAACCGCGCCGACGTACAGGCGCTGCTCCGGAGCGAGAGCGCGAAGGTCGTCGTCGAACCGCGGGGCACCCGCCGGGAGTACGAACTCATCTCGCTGTTGCGCCGGGCTGGGAACCGCTTCCGGAAGCTGAGCATCGCCGGCGAGGGCGCGCTCGACGGGGTCTCGCTCCGCGAGGCCCGCGTCCGGGACACCTACGGCGTGGCGGTGCTCGCCGTCCGCAAACAGGGCGGCTGGCGCCTCGCCCCGCAGGGCGACACCGAACTCGCCGCTGGCGAAGCGGTGTACGCGGTCGGGACCACGGACGCGCTCGACGCGTTCGCGGAGGCGGTGGCATGACCGTCGCGACGCTGTCGGCGACACCCCTCCAGGGGCTCGCACTGCAGGGCGGGTCGACCGCGACCACGCCGCTCCAGGTGGCGGCACAGGTCCTGGTAATCGGTATCGGCGCCGCGACGGCCGCCGGCCTCGTGGCGCTTGGCTACCGCTGGTACGTCCGCGAGCGCGTCCCGACGGGTCTCGGGGTGCTGTTCGGTCTCTCCGTCGTCGCCGTCAGCCTCATCCCGACCGGCGCACTCGGGCAGGTGATACTCGGCGACGACGCCGTCCTCGGCTCCCAGTACGTCCTGCGGAACCTCGCCGCCTTCGCGCTGGGCGCGCTCGGCTCCTCGGTGGGCATCCGGGTCGGCGACGCCGTCGGAACGGACCTCTTTGCCGCCACCGGCGGCCGCACTGTCAACGCGGACGTGAGCGACATCGTCCAGACCGTGGGCCGGGTGACGTCGGTGCGCCTGCCGTCTGATATCGACGACATCGTCGGCTACGACCCGATGCCCGACAAGACGAAGGAGGGGCTCGCCGGCAAGCGGTTCCTCTTCCCGCGTCGCCTGACCAAGACCGAGCTCCGCGAGCGGCTCGTCACCCGGCTCAAGACGGACTACGGCGTCGGCCACGTCGACGTCGAACTCGACGACGACGGCGACGTGACGTACATCGGCGTGGGCTCGCGGGCGGCCGGTATCGGCCCGACGCTCCCGCCGGCGACCAACGCCGTGGCCGTCCGCGCCGACCCGGCCAACGCCACGAGCGCCGGCGACCTCGTCCAGGTGTGGGACACCGACCCGTTCGAGCGGGTGGTGACCGGGGAGCTCCGCGGCGTCGCCGACGACGTGGTGACCGTGGCCATCGACGCCGCGGACACGCCGCGACTCGACCCGAGCGAGGAGTACAAACTGGTCACGCTCCCGGTGCAGGACCGGCCTGACCGGGAGTTCGCCTCCCTGCTCCGGGCCGCCGACGAGACGATGGGAACAGTGACCGTCCCCGCCGGGAGCGAACTCGTCGGGACCCCCGTCGGCGAGCTGGGTGTCACCGTCGCGGCCATCACGCGGCCCGACGGCCCGCCGGAACCGATTCCCTCCCGCGACCGACCGCTGGCGGCCGGCGACGTTGTCTACGCTATCGCCACGCCCGAGGCGCTCCGGCGCGTCGAGGCGGCCGCCGGCCGGCAGCGCGAGGTCACCGACGAGACGACCGACGGGGGCGAGCCCTCGGACGGCGACCTCGTGGCCGAGGGCGGGTCCGACGCCGACGCGGGGGCGAGCGACGAGGAGACGCCGGCGACCGGCAGCGAGGGCGCTGCCGGGGATTCCGACGCTGCCGAGGACACCCGGAGCTGACGCCGGGACCGTCGGTGCCGTGTCACAACGCTCAATAGTGGCGCTCTCCGGGTTCGGGTATGGAGTGGAAGCTGTTCGCACACCTCCGGGACATCGCCGGCGACGAGACGGTCGGCGTCGACGTCGAGGCGGGCGCGACGGTCGAACAGGCGCTCGCGGCGCTGGTCGAGGCGCGTCCGGAGCTACACGACGAGCTGTTCGAGGACGGGGAGCTGGCCGACCACATCCGGCTGCTGGTCGACGGGGAGGACGCCTTCGCCGCGCGCGAGGGGTTGGAAACGGCAGTGAGGGGCGACACCGAACTCGCGCTCTTCCCGCCGGTCAGCGGCGGCTGAGAGGGAACATAGAGCGAGTGTGGGCGCGAGCCGCCCCACCGGAGGCCGCCCACAGCGCGACCGCGCCGACAGCGAGGACGCCCGAGATAAGCAGCCGTATCGACGGGCCGGAGCCGACGAGCGTTCCCCCAGCCCCGGTCGGGGCGAACGCGACTGAGTCGGCTGCCACCGCCCGCAGACCGGTCACAGTCACCATCACGGTGACCGGCAGCCGAGTCGACTGAACGGGCGATTCTCGCCGCCGGAGAACGGCGTCGCTAGTATATGTTCCACTGCCGAATAGCAGTCAGTGAATGCCACAGAACAGTCACACGCCACGTTCACAGCCGCTCTGGGCGACGGTCCCAGAGAGCGACCGCGGGTCTGTGCGCCTCCTCGGCGCGGTAGTCGGAATCGGCGTCCTCCAGCTGCTGTTCTACTTCGGAGCCGTGTTACACCCGTGGACGAAAGCGACGATCAGCAGACCAGTGTACGCCGCGACGGGCGGGTTCGTCCATCCGGAGCTCGTGATGAATCTCGCCTGGCTCGGGCTCGTCTTGTTCGTCCTCCGCAGTGAGTCACTAACCGCCCGGGACGTCGGACTGAGGCGAGCGGTCGTCGGTCCGGCGCTCTGGAGCGTGGTGCTCGTCTGGCTCGGGGCACAGATGCTGCTCGTGACAGCCACCGTCGTGACGACGGGACGAGTCCCGGGGTTCGCGGTCACACCACTGTTTTCCGACGGTGTGGTCGTCTTCGTCGGACTGCTCGTCAGAGAGCTCTTTGGGAACTCCCTCTACGAAGAGGTTCTGTACCGGGGCTTGCTCACAGAGCAGGTCCGACTCCACCTCGGTTCGCTGTCCGGGGTCGGGCCGTCGAGCGCGCTCGCGCTCGCACTCGCGGGCTCTCAGGCACTGTTCGCGTTCGTGCACGTCCCTGCCCGGTTGTATCAGGGCGCGACCGTCCCGCAGACGGCGCTGAGCGTCGCCGCGCTGTTCGTCGTTGGGCTGCTGTTTGCCGTCGTCTACTACCGGACTGGGAACCTCTTGCTCGCTGTCGGCGTTCACACGCTCAGCAATTTCCCGGTGTTCGTTTTCGGGGCCACAGCGCAGTGGGCCGTCTGGCTCGCGACGCTCGGACTCTTACTCGTCTGGCCGCGGCTGTCGCTGAGTCAGACGGCCGCTCGGCCCGCGACCGTACAGCCGGGCGACTAACTGGCTAAGCTAGGTCAGGTCCGCCGAGAGGACGAAATCGGGCCAGTCGGCAAGCTCCGCCCGGACCGCCGCCGCCTCCGCGACGTGGCGCGGGGTCTCGGGAATCAGCACCCGAGTTCCGTCGACGTCCAGCGCGGCCGCGTCGGCCCGGATCGCGTCGAACAGCGCCGCGGCCGTGTTGCGGTCCTCCCACGCGCCGACGGCGTACTCGGCGAGTCGGTCGCCGTCGGGGCCATCTCGCTCGCCGGTTCGACAGGCCATCCCACTCGTCCCGCCTCCGTTGACCGCGAAGACGGTCTCGTCGTCGGCCAGCCGGTGGAGTCGCTCGCGGGTCAGCTCGGAGAGGGCCCACGGCTGGTCGGGGTCCAGTGCCAGCCCGGAGAGGTGCGTCCGAGCCCCGCTCGCGGTCCAGTAACTCCAGGCCGCGGCGGGGTCGTTCTCGACGGGCGTGTCGGGGTCGGCCCCCGCGTCCGGGGCCGGATGGGCGAACCGGAACGCCGTGTCGGGCTCGAACCCCGCGGCGACCGACTGCCCGAGCCCGGCGTCGTTCCACGAGAACACCATGTTCCGCCCGACGGTCGCACCCCGGTCGCGGACCCACTCGAAACAGTGCTCGACCATGGCGAGTCCGAGCCCCTCGCCCCGATAGTCGGGGGCGACGCGCATCCCCTGGAACCACGCCTCGTGGCCGGTGAGGCGGAGCGCCTGACAGAGCCCCGCGGCCGTCCCGTCGACCTCGGCGACGACGGTGCGCTGGTCCGGCCCGTCGCTCTCGACCCAGTCGGTGAACACGTCGGGGATGTAATCCACGGTGTCCGGGCGGTCGCGCCAGACCTGTTCGGCGAACGCCACGACGTCGTCGCGGTCCTCGGCGCGGGCCTGCCGGACGGTCGGTGTCATACCGTCAGTTGGCGACGAGCGGCAAAAAACACAGCGTGCACACCGTGGGTCGGGGCCGGGCGACGGGCGCTCTCCGTGCGCTCGCGCTCGAATCGGTGTGGAATTCACCCCGCAGCGCCGAACCGGGAGCAGCCTCGGCCGCCTCAGAGCCACGGCGTCGACCGCTGCTGGATCTCGCCCGCTAGCGGCTCGGCCATCGTGTCCGCCGCGTCCTCGCTGTTCGCCAGTGCCCACATCAGTTTGACTTTGGCCGTCCCGGGGAGCATGTCCTCGCCCTCGATGACGCCGGCGTCGAGCAGGTCCCGCCCGGTGTCGTAGACGCGGTCACAGACACGGCCTTCGAGACACTGACTGGTCATCACGACCGGGATATCCAGGTCATCGATGACCGAGATCCAGTCGGTGTTGACGTGGCCCAGCCCGGTCCCCTCGATGACGAGCCCGTCGGCCCCCTCGGCGGCGGCTTCGAGCACGTCGGTGGTCATGCCCGGCGTGAACTTGACGAGCTCGACGTCGGTCGCGAGGTCCTCGTGCAGGGCGAGTTCGCGCTCGCCCCGTGGCACGTGTTCGCGGCGGAAACTGACGGCGTTGTCCCCGTCGGTGTCGTAGTCGACGACCCCCAGCGGCTTCGCGCCGACGGTCTCGAAGGCGTCCCGTCGGGAGGTGTGGTTCTTGCGGACGCGGGTGCCCCGGTGGAGCGCACAGCGGTCGTCGGACTCGTTTTCGTGCATACAGACCAGCACCTCCGCGCAGTCGCTCGTGGCGGCCTCGACGGCCGAGACCGCGTTCATCACGTTGTCCGAGGACGGCCGGTCGGCCGAGCGCTGGCTCCCCGTGAAGACGATGGGGACCGGCGTGTCGAGCATGAAGGCCATCGCCGAGGCGGAGAACTGCATCGTGTCGGTGCCGTGCATGACGACGACGCCGTCCGCGCCGGCCTCGATTTCGTCGTGGATGGCTCGGGCGAGGTCCTGCCACACCGCCGGTGTCATGTTCTCCGAGAGGATGTTGGCGACGACGCGGCCGCGGTAGTTGGCCATGCCCGCCAGGTCCGGCACCGCCCGGAGCACGTCCTCGGCGTCGAACTGGGCCGTGACCGCGCCGGTCCGGTAGTCCACGGTCGAGGCGATGGTCCCGCCGGTGGAGATGAGCGACACCGTCGGGAGGTCGTCGTCGAACTCGATTTCCGAACTGGACGCCTCGTCCTGTGCGCTCTCGACGTCGTAGACGTCCGATTCGAGCACGTCGACGCTCGCCGCGTCGCGGTCGATACCGACGTTGTAACCGCCGTCGAGTTTCACCACGAGGTGGTCGGGCGTACTGGAGGGGAGCAAGACGCCCTCGTAGCGCTGGTCCGCGCGGTCGACGCGAACCCGGTCGCCTGCGTTCATAGGGGGACGTTCCGGCCGGCGTGACTTGAACCCATTTGTTCGTCGGCCGACCGCCGTCGGCTGACGCCCCCCACAAAGGCCATACGTCCGGCGGTCGGAGTGCGAGTATGTCCGACCGAACGGTGGAGCGAACCCGCGACGCGGACGCCGAGGGGTCGACGGACACCGACACGGCGGCGTCGACAGCCGCCAGCGCGGACCTGCTGAGCGATTCGGGGAGCGAAACGGCCGAGGAATCGACGGGTAGTTACTTCTCGGTTCGGGCGCTGCTCGTCGCGTTCGGCGCCATCGGCATCGGAATGACGCTCGGTAGCCTCATCCCGATAGTTCCGTTCACCGCGTTCGCCGGTATCCCCGTGGGCTCGTTTCTCCACGGGTTGCTCGACAGCGAACGCCGCTACGCCGAGACGGCGGTCGCCGGCGGCCTGCTGTCGGGACTCGCCGTCGTGACCTCGCTGCTGCCGATGCTGCTCGCCGGGCTGG from the Halomicroarcula saliterrae genome contains:
- a CDS encoding isoaspartyl peptidase/L-asparaginase, with protein sequence MFVAVHGGAGSTPEEPADRQRSLAAAARTASDADTPLDAACEAVRPLERDPAFNAGVGGAVQSDGVVRPEAGVMTDRGNTGAAAGLTGVVHAVDVAHVVATATPHLLVAGDPAVELAAAHDIDTEGELLTEATRTRYDAADPPPLGSDDHLDWVRDHFGGTDTVGAVATDGDRLAAATSTAGRWFALAGRVGDVPQLGAGFFADDRGGASATGEGEAIARFGLARRAVELLDTFSPQQAADEAIAEFEAETGGRTGVLLLDHEGRVGREHNTAAMQTARAGPE
- the icd gene encoding isocitrate dehydrogenase (NADP(+)); translated protein: MGYDYDKVDVPDEGQQIEVTDDNELDVPENPIIPIIHGDGIGTDVGPAAQKVLEAAADATGRDISWMRVYAGSSAREMYDENLPDDTVEAIKEFNVAIKGPLTTPVGAGFRSLNVALRKTLDLYANVRPTYHLDGVPSPVKDPSAMDMVTFRENTEDVYAGIEWEAGTDEVEEVKAFVEEDMGYDSTIHDGPVGIGIKPITEYGTKRLVREAIDYAIEEERDSVTLVHKGNIMKFTEGAFRDWGYEVAEEEYGEDVITEDQLWEEYDGEAPEGTLVVNDRIADNMLQQLLTRTGEYDVIATMNLNGDYMSDAAGAQIGGLGIAPGANFGEARCLAEPVHGSAPKYAGENKVNPTAMILSGRLMLEYMGWKDAGQLVRDAVEETISSGQVTYDLERQIEGGEKLSTSEFAEAVVENIEELA
- a CDS encoding ubiquitin-like small modifier protein 1 — protein: MEWKLFAHLRDIAGDETVGVDVEAGATVEQALAALVEARPELHDELFEDGELADHIRLLVDGEDAFAAREGLETAVRGDTELALFPPVSGG
- a CDS encoding TrkA C-terminal domain-containing protein — translated: MTVATLSATPLQGLALQGGSTATTPLQVAAQVLVIGIGAATAAGLVALGYRWYVRERVPTGLGVLFGLSVVAVSLIPTGALGQVILGDDAVLGSQYVLRNLAAFALGALGSSVGIRVGDAVGTDLFAATGGRTVNADVSDIVQTVGRVTSVRLPSDIDDIVGYDPMPDKTKEGLAGKRFLFPRRLTKTELRERLVTRLKTDYGVGHVDVELDDDGDVTYIGVGSRAAGIGPTLPPATNAVAVRADPANATSAGDLVQVWDTDPFERVVTGELRGVADDVVTVAIDAADTPRLDPSEEYKLVTLPVQDRPDREFASLLRAADETMGTVTVPAGSELVGTPVGELGVTVAAITRPDGPPEPIPSRDRPLAAGDVVYAIATPEALRRVEAAAGRQREVTDETTDGGEPSDGDLVAEGGSDADAGASDEETPATGSEGAAGDSDAAEDTRS
- the gatD gene encoding Glu-tRNA(Gln) amidotransferase subunit GatD; amino-acid sequence: MNAGDRVRVDRADQRYEGVLLPSSTPDHLVVKLDGGYNVGIDRDAASVDVLESDVYDVESAQDEASSSEIEFDDDLPTVSLISTGGTIASTVDYRTGAVTAQFDAEDVLRAVPDLAGMANYRGRVVANILSENMTPAVWQDLARAIHDEIEAGADGVVVMHGTDTMQFSASAMAFMLDTPVPIVFTGSQRSADRPSSDNVMNAVSAVEAATSDCAEVLVCMHENESDDRCALHRGTRVRKNHTSRRDAFETVGAKPLGVVDYDTDGDNAVSFRREHVPRGERELALHEDLATDVELVKFTPGMTTDVLEAAAEGADGLVIEGTGLGHVNTDWISVIDDLDIPVVMTSQCLEGRVCDRVYDTGRDLLDAGVIEGEDMLPGTAKVKLMWALANSEDAADTMAEPLAGEIQQRSTPWL
- a CDS encoding potassium channel family protein; the protein is MASLPVEILLGIYLGLLVGVIPALASWALGFAFKYFTGVTLPGFGVAVLAIALAGVSGGLLALADRSITTAPNAERVITAIILVGMVSLYAHSKGDQMGATFPKRLSLQGLRDKRLSADVVELVGGRDEVRIRVVGDVADMEGYPPLPESLRAEIRGGEWTFPVDLRIGELEARMEERLKTEFDLGDVAVSIDEQGRATVVAAPPFSGLSKRVGDGRHAVSVEALLPTGLARNDEVTVLTPDAEVRATVVSATTKRTEKPVETPEEPTVVDADAPPAPVRAPTTDGGEGRLTVAANRADVQALLRSESAKVVVEPRGTRREYELISLLRRAGNRFRKLSIAGEGALDGVSLREARVRDTYGVAVLAVRKQGGWRLAPQGDTELAAGEAVYAVGTTDALDAFAEAVA
- a CDS encoding GNAT family N-acetyltransferase, producing the protein MTPTVRQARAEDRDDVVAFAEQVWRDRPDTVDYIPDVFTDWVESDGPDQRTVVAEVDGTAAGLCQALRLTGHEAWFQGMRVAPDYRGEGLGLAMVEHCFEWVRDRGATVGRNMVFSWNDAGLGQSVAAGFEPDTAFRFAHPAPDAGADPDTPVENDPAAAWSYWTASGARTHLSGLALDPDQPWALSELTRERLHRLADDETVFAVNGGGTSGMACRTGERDGPDGDRLAEYAVGAWEDRNTAAALFDAIRADAAALDVDGTRVLIPETPRHVAEAAAVRAELADWPDFVLSADLT
- the map gene encoding type II methionyl aminopeptidase, which gives rise to MSDVDFEAEQYEKCREAGEILAQVRDEAAERVEVGVSHLEVAEWAENEIRELGGEPAFPVNISIDEEAAHATPERDDDATFGEEMVNLDIGVHVDGWLADTAVTVDLSGQDELAAASAEALDAALEVAGPGVNVGDIGAAVEDVIEGYGFNPVVNLTGHGLGHWEQHTAPNIPNREVAQGATLSPGDVVAIEPFATDGRGKVQEGASEEIFALEREGSIRDRNARQVLDQVTEEFKTLPFAARWLDSPRAKMALRRLKQQDMVHGYPVLKEAEGRFVSQKEHTVIVTDDGVDVTTRSR
- a CDS encoding CPBP family intramembrane glutamic endopeptidase; the protein is MPQNSHTPRSQPLWATVPESDRGSVRLLGAVVGIGVLQLLFYFGAVLHPWTKATISRPVYAATGGFVHPELVMNLAWLGLVLFVLRSESLTARDVGLRRAVVGPALWSVVLVWLGAQMLLVTATVVTTGRVPGFAVTPLFSDGVVVFVGLLVRELFGNSLYEEVLYRGLLTEQVRLHLGSLSGVGPSSALALALAGSQALFAFVHVPARLYQGATVPQTALSVAALFVVGLLFAVVYYRTGNLLLAVGVHTLSNFPVFVFGATAQWAVWLATLGLLLVWPRLSLSQTAARPATVQPGD